A single Argentina anserina chromosome 7, drPotAnse1.1, whole genome shotgun sequence DNA region contains:
- the LOC126804135 gene encoding zinc finger CCCH domain-containing protein 48 has product MDLDGGGSKRIFNRLGGPAQPDPNKNQKVCYHWRAGKCNRHPCPYLHRELPAPPSHGLNGTASSKRQHGFAANTDGPSGPRGRGPNNFSGGGGGASNTWGRSGGGGGGNRVFVRKMDKVCNYWVQGNCSYGDRCKFLHSWSTGDCVSLLTTLEGHQNVVSGIALPSGSDKLYTGSKDETVRVWDCQSGQCLGVINLGGEVGCMISEGPWVFVGIPNAVKAWNTQANSEMSLSGPVGQVYSMVVGNDLLFAGTQDGSILAWKFNTVTNCFEPAASLNGHTLAVVSLVVGANRLYSGSMDHSIRVWNLENLQCIQTLTEHTSVVMSVLCWDQFLLSSSLDQKLKIWAATQTGNLEVTYTHEEDHPLLTLCGMHDSEAKPVLLCACNDNTVRLYDLPSFSERGKIFSKQEIRAIQVGPGGLFFTGDGTGQVRVWKWLAESVATA; this is encoded by the exons ATGGATTTAGACGGAGGCGGAAGCAAGCGGATCTTCAATAGGCTGGGCGGGCCGGCCCAACCCGACCCGAACAAGAACCAGAAAGTCTGCTACCACTGGAGAGCCGGCAAGTGCAACCGCCACCCTTGCCCTTATCTCCACCGCGAGCTCCCGGCGCCGCCCTCGCACGGCCTCAACGGAACCGCGTCTTCCAAGCGGCAGCACGGCTTCGCCGCCAACACCGATGGCCCGTCGGGGCCGCGCGGCCGGGGTCCGAACAACTtcagcggcggcggcggcggagccTCGAACACGTGGGGGCggagcggcggcggcggcggagggaATAGGGTTTTCGTTAGGAAGATGGATAAGGTTTGTAATTATTGGGTTCAGGGGAACTGTAGCTATGGCGATAGGTGTAAGTTCTTGCATTCTTGGAGCACTGGAGATTGTGTTAGCTTGTTGACGACGCTTGAGGGTCATCAGAAT GTTGTTAGtggcattgcattgccttctGGATCGGATAAGCTTTACACTGGGAGTAAGGATGAGACTGTGAGAGTGTGGGATTGCCAGTCTGGTCAG TGCCTGGGAGTGATAAATCTTGGTGGTGAAGTAGGTTGTATGATCAGTGAAGGTCCTTGGGTTTTTGTTGGTATACCAAATGCTGTAAAG GCATGGAACACCCAAGCTAACTCTGAAATGAGTCTTAGTGGACCTGTTGGGCAAGTTTATTCCATGGTTGTGGGTAATGATTTGCTCTTTGCTGGTACGCAG GATGGTTCTATCTTGGCTTGGAAATTTAATACGGTCACTAATTGCTTTGAACCGGCTGCATCACTTAATGGGCACACCCTTGCAGTTGTATCATTAGTAGTTGGAGCAAATAGGCTTTACTCTGGTTCAATGGATCATTCTATAAGG GTCTGGAACCTAGAAAACTTGCAATGTATACAAACACTAACAGAGCATACGTCAGTTGTGATGTCCGTTCTTTGCTGGGATCAGTTCCTCTTATCAAGTTCTTTGGATCAAAAACTTAAG ATCTGGGCTGCTACTCAAACTGGAAACTTGGAAGTAACATACACTCATGAAGAAGACCAT CCTTTGCTTACGCTTTGTGGGATGCATGACTCGGAAGCCAAGCCAGTCTTACTATGTGCATGCAATGACAACACTGTCCGCCTCTATGATTTGCCATC GTTTTCCGAGAGGGGCAAAATTTTCTCAAAACAGGAGATACGAGCAATCCAGGTTGGCCCTGGTGGCTTGTTTTTCACTGGCGATGGAACTGGACAAGTGAGAGTATGGAAGTGGTTGGCCGAATCAGTTGCAACGGCATGA
- the LOC126803832 gene encoding F-box protein At2g26160-like: protein MRSSDWADLPEHLLDSVLKRLPSTSDYMHFSTVCTAWNSVAKLNLSRKRIVPMLLAYSGKDSTWNLCDITRDKVLDLQLELPKRRYFGFSKGWLITMDENSVVTLVNPFSRVKGMSFAEKSIIKLPALKRPQCDAHHHSDIYIYKAMISADPIYAKDCTVVIIYGYLMQLAFIRLESLDTDKTWTYINEGVRLIHDVVYVEDKFFAVDGHGSVMSFLVTPNQEVDVKLVGQYFGQPSIIKRYLVELSDRKELVMVQRYRMAPPERETTKFELFQLHADTRKWNEITSLGDAALFLGENSSISLMAPEVLGCLPNCIYFLHDYHRVPRKKPRDFGLYNIKTASFLPVDDTQAATLIKMSNQIPIWVMPKIKL, encoded by the coding sequence ATGAGATCCTCAGACTGGGCAGATCTGCCTGAGCACCTATTGGATTCAGTTTTGAAGAGATTACCATCAACTTCAGACTATATGCACTTCAGCACTGTTTGTACTGCATGGAATTCTGTAGCCAAGCTCAACCTGAGTAGAAAACGCATAGTTCCGATGCTCTTGGCTTATTCCGGTAAAGACTCTACGTGGAATTTATGCGACATCACGCGTGATAAGGTTCTTGATTTGCAGTTGGAATTGCCAAAGAGGAGATATTTTGGGTTTTCTAAGGGATGGTTAATAACCATGGATGAGAATTCTGTAGTAACCCTTGTAAATCCATTCTCTAGAGTCAAAGGGATGAGTTTTGCTGAAAAGTCAATCATCAAACTTCCTGCACTGAAGCGTCCACAGTGTGATGCTCATCACCATTCAGACATATACATCTACAAGGCTATGATTTCAGCTGACCCGATTTACGCAAAGGATTGCACTGTCGTGATCATATATGGTTACTTAATGCAGCTGGCTTTTATTAGACTTGAATCACTTGATACAGATAAGACATGGACTTATATTAACGAAGGAGTGCGGCTAATTCATGATGTTGTTTATGTTGAAGACAAGTTCTTTGCCGTCGATGGTCATGGTTCAGTAATGTCTTTTCTCGTTACCCCTAACCAAGAGGTAGATGTAAAATTGGTTGGACAATATTTTGGCCAACCCagcatcatcaagagatatctGGTGGAGCTGAGTGATCGGAAAGAACTAGTAATGGTACAGAGGTATCGAATGGCCCCGCCAGAACGTGAGACAACAAAATTCGAACTCTTTCAACTACATGCTGATACGCGTAAGTGGAACGAGATAACAAGTTTAGGTGACGCTGCTCTCTTCTTGGGGGAGAACTCTTCGATATCTTTAATGGCTCCAGAGGTGTTAGGATGTTTACCCAATTGCATATACTTCCTACATGATTATCATAGGGTACCTCGTAAGAAACCTCGTGATTTTGGTTTGTATAACATCAAAACCGCAAGCTTCTTACCTGTTGACGACACACAAGCGGCAACCCTAATCAAGATGAGCAATCAAATACCAATTTGGGTCATGCCAAAAATCAAGTTGTAA
- the LOC126803833 gene encoding uncharacterized protein LOC126803833, producing the protein MGCKINNSTPPILWRISTKNQRSRTKIISFSSTTTDSPTSYRNSKLYTVKFKTLSACKLGIARYPDFEYNAEGGAGTGVGTTESSYTSEVSVSFDIDTLYIPPLQTSTTRFLGLPLPPFLKIDVVPELFRGCINQESGKVDLEFKAKFYFSVGSIYRAPPLVVETILTSEESRGTMRRGKGERLDKQGYCKLVGVATVDPIDDLFINTFLGLPTECLAGMNAVISISTS; encoded by the exons ATGGGTTGCAAGATAAACAACTCAACCCCTCCAATTCTATGGAGGATTTCAACGAAGAACCAGAGGTCTAGAACAAAAatcatctccttctcttccACCACCACAGACTCTCCAACCTCATATcgaaactctaaactttacACTGTCAAGTTCAAGACCTTAAGTGCCTGCAAGCTTGGCATAGCTCGATATCCCGATTTCGAATACAATGCTGAAGGTGGCGCAGGAACAGGAGTTGGTACAACAGAAAGCAGCTACACGAGTGAAGTTTCAGTGTCATTTGACATTGACACGCTCTACATACCACCGCTGCAGACTTCAACAACAAGGTTTCTTGGATTGCCATTGCCCCCGTTTCTGAAGATTGACGTTGTCCCGGAGCTTTTTCGTGGCTGCATCAATCAAGAATCCGGCAAG GTTGATCTTGAGTTCAAGGCCAAGTTCTACTTTTCGGTCGGGAGCATCTATAGAGCTCCTCCGCTTGTGGTGGAGACCATTTTGACATCTGAGGAATCGAGAGGAACTATGAGACGTGGAAAAGGGGAGAGGTTGGATAAACAAGGTTACTGCAAATTGGTTGGAGTGGCAACTGTTGATCctattgatgacttgttcattAACACCTTCCTTGGCCTCCCTACTGAATGCCTGGCAGGCATGAATGCTGTTATTTCTATATCTACATCTTAG
- the LOC126804124 gene encoding calcium-dependent protein kinase 26-like isoform X1, protein MAVAKSSSNRESSIGPCNSYKVLSLTSSILDANETSNLLDRYSLGEQLGWGQFGVIRACTDKFTGEVLACKSISKDRLVTSDDVSSIKLEIEIMTRLSGHPNVVDLKAVYEEEEYVHLVMELCAGGELFHQLEKHGQFSESDARVLFRHLIQVVLYCHENGVVHRDLKPENVLLATKASSSPIKLADFGLATYIKPAGQSLHGLVGSPFYIAPEVLAGGYNQAADVWSAGVILYILLSGMPPFWGKTKSSIFNAVRTADLRFPSDPWDGITESANDLIRGMLCKDPSKRLTAHQVLDHSWMKNTEFLYKLPSQRKTLGYGGCDGCNSSFTASFMSRSQDISFGTVSPSICEAQSPTFTCRSSFSSFLVEPSTPCLASGGLSFSSNGVSNCLEFSSPVSSMPSFAFFSPSTMVEDGSCALEFSASIDAVHQETSSGKLLLLSDSISFGLEASEVINRPAEAKGSGLTTGSRILGIHSKRNRTIGLGEHEQLDFMVNESIIRWSSCTHLTTSLVC, encoded by the exons ATGGCTGTTGCCAAGAGCAGTAGCAACAGGGAATCATCAATAGGGCCATGCAATTCTTACAAAGTCTTGAGCTTAACTTCCTCCATCTTGGATGCAAATGAAACCTCAAATCTACTGGATCGGTATAGTCTTGGAGAGCAACTAGGTTGGGGGCAATTCGGTGTTATTAGGGCGTGCACTGATAAGTTTACCGGAGAGGTGTTGGCATGCAAATCAATATCTAAAGATCGATTAGTGACGTCAGATGATGTCAGTAGCATAAAGCTTGAGATTGAAATCATGACCAGGTTGTCTGGGCACCCAAATGTTGTAGATCTTAAGGCGGTGTATGAAGAGGAAGAGTACGTTCATTTGGTGATGGAGCTCTGTGCAGGAGGGGAGCTTTTCCACCAGTTAGAGAAACATGGGCAATTCTCTGAATCTGATGCGAGGGTTCTCTTTAGGCATCTGATTCAGGTAGTTTTGTATTGTCATGAAAATGGAGTTGTCCACAGAGATCTGAAGCCTGAGAATGTTTTATTGGCCACAAAAGCCTCCTCATCTCCTATAAAATTGGCAGACTTTGGTCTTGCAACTTATATCAAGCCTG CAGGTCAGAGTTTGCACGGTTTGGTGGGAAGTCCGTTTTATATAGCGCCTGAGGTACTTGCCGGGGGCTATAATCAGGCTGCTGATGTTTGGAGTGCAGGGGTAATTCTTTACATTCTTCTGAGCGGAATGCCACCATTTTGGGGGAAGACAAAGTCAAGTATATTTAATGCTGTTAGGACAGCTGATCTGAGGTTCCCATCTGATCCCTGGGATGGCATTACTGAATCAGCTAATGATTTGATTCGAGGAATGCTCTGCAAAGATCCATCTAAAAGGCTCACCGCACACCAAGTATTAG ATCATTCCTGGATGAAGAATACTGAATTCCTTTATAAACTACCTAGTCAACGTAAAACTCTAGGTTATGGAGGATGTGACGGGTGCAATAGCTCATTTACCGCCTCATTTATGTCCAGGAGTCAGGACATCAGCTTTGGTACCGTGTCACCTAGTATATGTGAAGCCCAATCCCCTACGTTCACATGCAGGTCCTCGTTTTCTTCTTTCCTGGTAGAGCCATCTACTCCTTGCTTGGCATCTGGTGGATTGTCGTTCAGTAGCAATGGCGTCTCCAATTGCCTGGAATTCTCCTCCCCTGTTTCCTCAATGCCTAGCTTTGCGTTCTTCAGCCCTAGTACTATGGTTGAAGATGGTAGTTGTGCGCTGGAGTTCTCAGCTAGCATAGATGCAGTTCATCAAG AGACAAGCTCAGGGAAGTTGCTCCTATTGTCAGATTCCATTTCATTTGGGCTTGAAGCTAGTGAAGTAATTAACAGACCAGCAGAAGCTAAAGGATCAGGGCTGACAACTGGGTCCAGGATATTGGGCATCCACAGCAAGAGGAATCGCACAATTGGACTTGGTGAGCATGAGCAACTAGATTTCATGGTCAACGAATCAATCATCCGCTGGTCATCATGCACACATCTTACTACTTCTCTCGTTTGCTGA
- the LOC126804124 gene encoding calcium-dependent protein kinase 26-like isoform X2, whose protein sequence is MAVAKSSSNRESSIGPCNSYKVLSLTSSILDANETSNLLDRYSLGEQLGWGQFGVIRACTDKFTGEVLACKSISKDRLVTSDDVSSIKLEIEIMTRLSGHPNVVDLKAVYEEEEYVHLVMELCAGGELFHQLEKHGQFSESDARVLFRHLIQVVLYCHENGVVHRDLKPENVLLATKASSSPIKLADFGLATYIKPGQSLHGLVGSPFYIAPEVLAGGYNQAADVWSAGVILYILLSGMPPFWGKTKSSIFNAVRTADLRFPSDPWDGITESANDLIRGMLCKDPSKRLTAHQVLDHSWMKNTEFLYKLPSQRKTLGYGGCDGCNSSFTASFMSRSQDISFGTVSPSICEAQSPTFTCRSSFSSFLVEPSTPCLASGGLSFSSNGVSNCLEFSSPVSSMPSFAFFSPSTMVEDGSCALEFSASIDAVHQETSSGKLLLLSDSISFGLEASEVINRPAEAKGSGLTTGSRILGIHSKRNRTIGLGEHEQLDFMVNESIIRWSSCTHLTTSLVC, encoded by the exons ATGGCTGTTGCCAAGAGCAGTAGCAACAGGGAATCATCAATAGGGCCATGCAATTCTTACAAAGTCTTGAGCTTAACTTCCTCCATCTTGGATGCAAATGAAACCTCAAATCTACTGGATCGGTATAGTCTTGGAGAGCAACTAGGTTGGGGGCAATTCGGTGTTATTAGGGCGTGCACTGATAAGTTTACCGGAGAGGTGTTGGCATGCAAATCAATATCTAAAGATCGATTAGTGACGTCAGATGATGTCAGTAGCATAAAGCTTGAGATTGAAATCATGACCAGGTTGTCTGGGCACCCAAATGTTGTAGATCTTAAGGCGGTGTATGAAGAGGAAGAGTACGTTCATTTGGTGATGGAGCTCTGTGCAGGAGGGGAGCTTTTCCACCAGTTAGAGAAACATGGGCAATTCTCTGAATCTGATGCGAGGGTTCTCTTTAGGCATCTGATTCAGGTAGTTTTGTATTGTCATGAAAATGGAGTTGTCCACAGAGATCTGAAGCCTGAGAATGTTTTATTGGCCACAAAAGCCTCCTCATCTCCTATAAAATTGGCAGACTTTGGTCTTGCAACTTATATCAAGCCTG GTCAGAGTTTGCACGGTTTGGTGGGAAGTCCGTTTTATATAGCGCCTGAGGTACTTGCCGGGGGCTATAATCAGGCTGCTGATGTTTGGAGTGCAGGGGTAATTCTTTACATTCTTCTGAGCGGAATGCCACCATTTTGGGGGAAGACAAAGTCAAGTATATTTAATGCTGTTAGGACAGCTGATCTGAGGTTCCCATCTGATCCCTGGGATGGCATTACTGAATCAGCTAATGATTTGATTCGAGGAATGCTCTGCAAAGATCCATCTAAAAGGCTCACCGCACACCAAGTATTAG ATCATTCCTGGATGAAGAATACTGAATTCCTTTATAAACTACCTAGTCAACGTAAAACTCTAGGTTATGGAGGATGTGACGGGTGCAATAGCTCATTTACCGCCTCATTTATGTCCAGGAGTCAGGACATCAGCTTTGGTACCGTGTCACCTAGTATATGTGAAGCCCAATCCCCTACGTTCACATGCAGGTCCTCGTTTTCTTCTTTCCTGGTAGAGCCATCTACTCCTTGCTTGGCATCTGGTGGATTGTCGTTCAGTAGCAATGGCGTCTCCAATTGCCTGGAATTCTCCTCCCCTGTTTCCTCAATGCCTAGCTTTGCGTTCTTCAGCCCTAGTACTATGGTTGAAGATGGTAGTTGTGCGCTGGAGTTCTCAGCTAGCATAGATGCAGTTCATCAAG AGACAAGCTCAGGGAAGTTGCTCCTATTGTCAGATTCCATTTCATTTGGGCTTGAAGCTAGTGAAGTAATTAACAGACCAGCAGAAGCTAAAGGATCAGGGCTGACAACTGGGTCCAGGATATTGGGCATCCACAGCAAGAGGAATCGCACAATTGGACTTGGTGAGCATGAGCAACTAGATTTCATGGTCAACGAATCAATCATCCGCTGGTCATCATGCACACATCTTACTACTTCTCTCGTTTGCTGA
- the LOC126804112 gene encoding ABC transporter B family member 28, with translation MTSLTLSLPLTPLSTRLRTIKPRLASRHQPLRQSLSFPRFSLHHRLPNLTPASAYVSGPASDPIVTEPDPKFDEPDSKAHSPSVISWGLLCTLLLKHKLRLAISLFALVGCSACTLSMPIFSGRFFEVLIGKRTEPLWTLLSKVGVLYALEPILTVVFVVNMNTVWEKVMSTLRAQIFGRVLIQKVEFFDQYKVGELTGLLTSDLNSLKNVVSENISRDRGFRALTEVTGTLCILFVLAPQLAPILGILMLTVSVLVALYKRSTVPVFKAHGMAQAFIADCVTETFSAIRTVRSFGGEKRQMLMFGKQVLAYQSSGIKLGVFKSINESLTRVVVYISLLALYSLGGSKVKAGELSVGTVASFIGYTFTLTFAVQGLVNTFGDLRGTFAAVERINSVLSGVEIDAALAYGLEKEMQQKKLLDENYRLFLIDGSNEKSQSVNTHYMSALKSASSVGHLAWSGDVCLEDLHFSYPLRPDVEILNGLNLTLKCGTVTALVGSSGAGKSTVVQLLARFYEPTRGRITVGGEDVRTFDKSEWARVVSIVNQEPVLFSVSVGENIAYGLPDDHVSKDDVIKAAKAANAHEFIISLPQGYDTLVGERGGLLSGGQRQRIAIARALLKNSPILILDEATSALDAVSERLVQDALNHLMKQRTTLVIAHRLSTVQNAHQIALCSEGKIAELGTHSELLAKKGQYASLVGTQRLAFE, from the exons ATGACCTCCCTCACGCTCTCCCTCCCACTCACTCCCCTCTCCACGCGCCTCCGCACAATCAAACCCCGGCTCGCGTCCCGCCACCAGCCTCTCCGCCAGTCACTCTCCTTCCCGCGCTTCTCACTCCACCACCGCCTCCCCAACCTCACCCCCGCCTCCGCCTACGTCTCCGGACCCGCCTCCGACCCGATTGTCACCGAGCCCGACCCGAAGTTCGACGAGCCGGACTCCAAGGCTCACTCGCCGAGTGTGATTAGCTGGGGCTTACTCTGTACCCTGCTTCTCAAGCACAAGCTCAGGCTGGCTATTTCCCTTTTTGCCCTCGTCGGCTGCAGCGCTTGCACTCTCTCAATGCCGATATTTTCGG GACGGTTTTTCGAAGTTCTGATAGGGAAGAGGACAGAGCCATTGTGGACATTGCTGAGTAAAGTCGGAGTCTTATACGCGTTGGAGCCGATTTTGACTGTTGTTTTCGTTGTGAACATGAATACTGTGTGGGAAAAGGTCATGTCCACGCTTAGAGCTCAGATTTTCGGCAGGGTTTTGATTCAGAAG GTCGAGTTTTTTGACCAGTACAAG GTTGGTGAGCTGACGGGGTTGTTGACATCTGATTTGAATTCTCTGAAAAATGTTGTGAGCGAAAACATTTCAAGGGACCGCGGGTTCAGGGCACTTACTGAG GTTACTGGGACATTGTGCATACTCTTTGTTTTGGCTCCCCAACTGGCACCAATCCTTGGGATTTTGATGCTCACTGTGTCTGTTTTAGTTG CTTTGTACAAGAGATCAACTGTGCCTGTTTTTAAGGCGCACGGAATGGCTCAAGCATTCATAGCTGATTGTGTGACGGAAACTTTTTCTGCCATACGTACT GTAAGATCCTTTGGTGGGGAAAAGCGCCAAATGCTAATGTTTGGTAAACAG GTGCTCGCTTACCAGAGCAGTGGAATAAAACTCGGGGTTTTCAAATCCATTAATGAATCGTTGACTAGagttgttgtgtatatatCTCTACTGGCCCTATATTCTCTTGGAGGAAGCAAAGTGAAGGCG GGTGAACTCTCTGTTGGAACTGTGGCTTCTTTTATTGGTTATACTTTCACATTAACATTCGCT GTTCAAGGCCTGGTTAACACATTTGGTGATCTTCGTGGCACTTTTGCTGCGGTGGAGAGGATTAACTCTGTTTTATCTGGGGTAGAAATTGATGCAGCCCTTGCTTATGGCTTAGAAAAGGAGATGCAACAAAAGAAGCTGCTTGATGAAAATTACAGATTGTTCCTCATTGATGGTTCCAATGAGAAAAGCCAGTCAGTAAATACGCATTACATGTCAGCTCTGAAATCAGCCAGCAGTGTTGGACATTTAGCTTGGTCTGGTGATGTTTGTCTTGAAG ATTTGCATTTCTCGTATCCTTTGAGACCTGATGTAGAAATTCTGAATGGTCTAAATCTGACGCTGAAGTGTGGAACTGTGACCGCTCTAGTTGGTTCGAGTGGTGCTGGAAAAAGTACTGTTGTACAGCTATTGGCACGTTTCTATGAG CCAACTCGAGGTCGTATCACAGTTGGAGGAGAGGATGTCCGAACATTTGACAAGAGTGAATGGGCAAGAGTCGTCTCTATAGTGAATCAG GAACCGGTTCTTTTTTCGGTATCAGTTGGAGAAAATATTGCATATGGGCTTCCTGATGATCATGTATCCAAGGATGATGTTATAAAGGCTGCAAAAGCTGCAAATGCTCATGAATTTATAATTTCACTTCCACAG ggtTATGACACACTAGTTGGTGAACGTGGAGGGCTACTTAGTGGTGGCCAGAGGCAG AGAATTGCTATTGCAAGAGCACTGCTTAAGAATTCCCCAATCCTTATACTTGATGAG GCCACCAGTGCATTGGATGCAGTTAGTGAGCGCCTAGTCCAAGATGCATTGAATCATCTAATGAAACAGCGGACAACTTTGGTGATTGCTCACCGGTTAAGCACAGTTCAAAATGCACATCAAATTGCATTGTGCTCTGAGGGGAAGATAGCTGAGCTTGGGACGCACTCCGAACTATTAGCCAAGAAAGGTCAGTATGCTTCATTAGTTGGCACTCAGAGACTTGCATTCGAATGA
- the LOC126804141 gene encoding uncharacterized protein LOC126804141 — protein sequence MARRLRCILFLAALSAALLPPLLASSGDADPIYRSCVEQCQKSGCVGEKCFQHCKFSSDGKPIDGPWYIEEPLYLRWKQWDCQTDCRYHCMVAREEERGKLGEKPMKYHGKWPFHRVYGIQEPVSVALSALNLAMQFQGWISFFILVYYNLPLRPSKKTYYDYTGMWHIWGIFTMNSWFWSGAFHSRDVELTEKLYISSSVAFLGFSLILSILRAFNVRDEAARVMVCAPLIAFVTTHILYLNFYKLDCGLNLKVCTAMGVAQLLIWAVWAGTTRHPSRRKLWVVVVGAGSTLLLGIYDFPPYRGYIDAHAIANAITIPLTYLWWSFVKDDAEYMTSALLKKAK from the exons ATGGCCCGCCGCCTCCGTTGCATTCTCTTCCTCGCCGCACTCTCCGCCGCTCTGCTCCCGCCGCTTCTCGCCAGCTCCGGCGACGCCGATCCGATTTACCG GTCGTGCGTGGAGCAGTGTCAGAAATCTGGATGCGTAGGGGAGAAATGCTTTCAGCACTGTAAATTTTCATCTGATGGAAAACCTATTGATGGCCCTTGGTATATTGAAGAACCACTGTACTTGCGCTGGAAGCAATGGGACTGTCAAACTGACTGTAGATACCACTGCATGGTTGCGAGGGAGGAGGAACGAGGGAAACTCGGTGAGAAGCCTATGAAGTATCATGGGAAATGGCCGTTTCACCGTGTCTATGGCATTCAG GAACCTGTTTCTGTTGCTCTTTCTGCTCTCAATCTTGCCATGCAATTTCAAGGTTGGATTTCATTCTTTATCCTCGTGTACTACAACTTGCCTCTGAGGCCAAGTAAGAAGACTTACTATGATTATACTGGCATGTGGCATATCTGGGGAATCTTCACAATGAATTCTTGGTTTTGGAGCGGTGCATTTCACAGCCG GGATGTGGAGTTGACAGAGAAGCtatatatttcttcttctgttgCATTCCTCGGGTTTTCCCTCATTCTTTCCATACTGAGAGCTTTCAATGTCAGAGATGAGGCTGCCAGAGTCATGGTTTGTGCTCCATTGATTGCGTTTGTGACCACACACATATTGTACCTGAACTTCTATAAACTTGATTGCG gtttgaatttgaaagtttgcACAGCCATGGGTGTTGCTCAGCTTCTTATATGGGCAGTTTGGGCCGGCACTACCCGCCATCCATCACGCCGGAAGTTGTGGGTGGTTGTTGTTGGAGCAGGCTCTACTTTGCTCCTGGGGATATATGATTTCCCACCATACCGCGGCTATATAGATGCTCATGCTATTGCTAATGCTATCACCATCCCTCTCACATACCTATGGTGGAGCTTTGTCAAGGATGACGCGGAGTATATGACATCAGCTCTCCTCAAGAAAGCAAAGTAG